A single genomic interval of Oryzomonas sagensis harbors:
- a CDS encoding valine--tRNA ligase: protein MSKELAKGYEPHDVEKRWYAEWEAKGYFRAAATSDKKPFSIVIPPPNVTGALHMGHALNNTLQDILCRWKRMLGYNVLWMPGTDHAGIATQNVVERQLAAEKKDRHELGREAFIERVWKWKAESGGQIIGQLKRLGASCDWERERFTMDEGLSKAVRTVFVKLYQDGLIYRDNRLINWCPRCHTALSDIEVEHEDKKGHLWHIRYPVAGEPGKYVVVATTRPETMLGDTAVAVHPEDERYRALVGKKVILPLVNREIPVVADDYVDREFGTGVVKITPAHDFNDFEVGQRHGLDKINVLDESGIINAEGRQYEGMDRFEARKRIVEDLEAAGLLEKIEDHAMAVGGCYRCKTVVEPYLSLQWYVKVAPLAERALAAVKEGKTRILPKQWENTYYDWMENIRDWCISRQIWWGHRIPAWFCDHCGEVTVAMEAPATCCKCGSDELRQETDVLDTWFSSALWPFSTMGWPEKTAELATFYPTSCLVTGFDILFFWVARMMMMGLHFMDEVPFGDVYIHALVRDAHGQKMSKSKGNVIDPLTIIDQYGTDAFRFTLAAFAAQGRDIKLAEERIAGYRNFCNKVWNAARFTLMNLEGFDPDTLKLQELPLSEGDKWVLHRLNETARETGTALAEYRFNEAAMGLYQFTWSEFCDWYLELSKKDLYGDDPLRKKTARYVLWYTLEQLLRLLHPFMPFITEEIWQALPGTKGATIMLAPYPEPAPERSHPEAAANMERVMAVIGGIRNIRGEMEVPPAREISVILSCGSDESLRLMKHNEGAIVSLARVADLAMGQGIEKPEDASIQVAGDVQIFVPLKGLVDVEEEEKRLLKEIAKIEKEIDLFSKKLENPSFVERAPADVVAKEREKLAEVTDKKLVLEASLEKIRHLKG, encoded by the coding sequence ATGAGCAAAGAACTGGCAAAAGGCTACGAGCCGCACGACGTGGAAAAGAGATGGTACGCGGAATGGGAGGCCAAGGGATACTTCCGTGCCGCCGCTACGTCGGATAAGAAACCCTTCAGCATCGTCATCCCCCCCCCGAACGTTACCGGCGCCCTGCACATGGGGCACGCCCTCAACAATACCCTGCAGGATATCCTCTGCCGCTGGAAGCGGATGCTGGGGTACAACGTGCTCTGGATGCCGGGTACCGACCATGCCGGCATTGCCACGCAAAACGTGGTGGAGCGCCAGCTTGCCGCCGAAAAGAAGGATCGCCACGAACTGGGGCGCGAGGCATTCATCGAGCGGGTCTGGAAGTGGAAGGCCGAGTCGGGCGGCCAGATCATCGGCCAGTTGAAACGCCTGGGCGCCTCCTGCGATTGGGAGCGGGAACGCTTCACCATGGACGAGGGGTTGTCCAAGGCGGTGCGCACCGTGTTCGTCAAGCTGTACCAGGACGGTCTCATCTACCGGGACAACCGCCTGATCAACTGGTGTCCCCGCTGCCATACCGCCCTGTCGGATATCGAGGTGGAACACGAGGACAAGAAGGGGCACCTGTGGCACATCCGCTACCCGGTGGCCGGTGAACCGGGAAAATACGTGGTGGTGGCCACCACCCGTCCCGAAACCATGCTGGGCGATACGGCTGTGGCCGTGCATCCCGAGGATGAACGCTACCGGGCTCTGGTCGGCAAGAAGGTGATCCTGCCCCTGGTCAACCGGGAGATTCCGGTGGTGGCCGACGACTACGTGGACCGGGAGTTCGGCACCGGGGTGGTAAAGATCACGCCGGCCCACGATTTCAACGACTTCGAGGTGGGCCAGCGTCATGGCCTGGATAAGATCAATGTATTGGACGAATCCGGTATCATCAACGCCGAGGGGCGCCAGTACGAGGGGATGGACCGCTTCGAGGCCCGCAAGCGGATCGTCGAGGACCTGGAAGCGGCCGGGCTGCTGGAAAAGATCGAGGACCACGCCATGGCGGTGGGGGGGTGCTACCGCTGCAAGACCGTGGTGGAACCCTACCTCTCCCTGCAGTGGTACGTCAAGGTCGCCCCCCTGGCGGAACGAGCTCTGGCGGCGGTGAAGGAGGGCAAAACCCGCATCCTCCCCAAGCAGTGGGAGAACACCTATTACGACTGGATGGAGAACATCCGCGACTGGTGCATCTCGCGCCAGATCTGGTGGGGGCACCGCATCCCGGCCTGGTTCTGCGACCACTGCGGCGAAGTGACCGTGGCCATGGAGGCCCCGGCGACCTGCTGCAAGTGCGGGAGCGATGAGCTCCGCCAGGAGACCGATGTCCTGGATACCTGGTTTTCCTCGGCCCTGTGGCCCTTCTCCACCATGGGATGGCCCGAAAAAACGGCGGAACTGGCTACCTTCTACCCCACCTCCTGCCTGGTGACCGGCTTCGACATCCTCTTCTTCTGGGTGGCCCGCATGATGATGATGGGGCTGCACTTCATGGACGAGGTCCCCTTCGGGGATGTGTACATCCACGCCCTGGTGCGGGATGCCCATGGGCAGAAGATGAGCAAATCCAAGGGGAACGTGATCGATCCGCTGACGATCATCGACCAGTACGGCACCGACGCTTTCCGGTTCACCCTGGCCGCTTTTGCCGCCCAGGGACGGGACATCAAGCTGGCCGAGGAGCGTATCGCCGGCTACCGCAATTTCTGCAACAAGGTGTGGAACGCCGCCCGTTTCACCCTGATGAACCTGGAAGGGTTCGATCCCGACACCCTGAAATTGCAGGAGTTGCCGCTCTCCGAAGGGGATAAGTGGGTCCTGCACCGCCTGAACGAGACCGCCCGGGAGACCGGCACGGCCCTGGCGGAGTACCGCTTCAACGAGGCGGCCATGGGGCTGTACCAGTTTACCTGGAGCGAGTTCTGCGACTGGTATCTGGAACTCTCCAAGAAAGACCTGTACGGCGACGACCCGCTGCGCAAGAAAACGGCCCGGTATGTGCTCTGGTACACCCTGGAACAGCTGCTGCGGCTGCTGCACCCTTTCATGCCCTTCATCACCGAGGAGATCTGGCAGGCCCTGCCCGGTACGAAGGGAGCAACCATCATGCTGGCCCCGTACCCGGAACCGGCCCCGGAGCGTTCCCACCCCGAGGCGGCCGCCAACATGGAGCGGGTCATGGCGGTCATCGGCGGCATCCGCAACATCCGGGGCGAGATGGAGGTGCCCCCTGCACGCGAGATCAGCGTGATCCTCTCCTGCGGCAGCGACGAGAGTCTCAGGCTGATGAAACACAACGAAGGGGCCATCGTCAGCCTGGCCCGGGTCGCCGACCTGGCCATGGGACAGGGGATCGAGAAGCCGGAGGATGCCTCCATCCAGGTGGCGGGAGACGTGCAGATCTTCGTGCCGCTCAAGGGGCTGGTGGATGTGGAGGAGGAAGAGAAACGCCTGCTCAAGGAAATCGCCAAGATCGAAAAAGAGATCGACCTGTTTTCGAAGAAGCTGGAGAACCCCAGCTTCGTCGAGCGCGCCCCGGCGGATGTGGTCGCCAAGGAGCGGGAAAAGCTGGCCGAGGTGACCGACAAAAAGCTGGTGTTGGAAGCGAGCCTGGAAAAGATCAGACACCTGAAGGGCTGA
- the pilQ gene encoding type IV pilus secretin family protein: protein MKWLMRQSIVLAFVLTVSAVFLAGGAGSAESAPEPAKVKLAAIESINASGEGEAAELVVKLSSPATYTSYKTTAPLRLVIDLSQTTQGAVTAPVAVNKGNIKNVSVSRFDTAAGTLTRISVELVNDIDAVISASPAQPGELHIAFPVQHASTAGTVTAEKTAGIPGENSAPAVMPVSGGAKATEPAQAGAKLQPVVPGAVTRRALNAVTAKDGAIILAVDGGVEEFKTFRLNKPERYVIDLFGVTSILPNRFIPLNAIGVASARIGLYPDKTRVVLDAVNGSFPEATTTKAEEGVRVILAGAADQGAVSKTAAAAVAKADEQPAPHKAPDKAVTAPPAQKAVVPSAPSAAATPKMETRTATGPAIVEMIDFQVIDSVSRVAVRVRGDVDAEQPVKTPGYVTLTLRNATLAKRLQRSLDAQAFVTPVLRVTPFMVKTRKGTDTKVRIALRVAAPYEFRHEGDMLYIDFKNPEGLTAGALDLGTPEAHFHPRHPVAKDADITSELAPAPDSPAKSGELVKHYKGRKVTLEFADAEVRKIFQLLSEVSNKNFVLGDDVTGTISIKLVNVPWDQALDIILDTKGLDKREEGNIIIIKGKGKFKSQAEEEQEIRKALTKSIELKTETYSINYADIATIAAQFNGLKSERGVISPDTRTNKVIVKDIPQALDDMRKLLQQLDVPEKQVMIEARIVEATSTFTRSLGVNWGIHYRDGSASFLGINSLDTTFGGAVSTVPSTSGASSNSGTATGISFGSLTSNIQLDMRLNAAATAGLVKIVSTPKVATLNNKTAKITQGQQIPYTSSTSDKVETKFVEAALALEVTPHINANGTISMKIDAKNDSPGSSTSGSTAPSINKKQATTEMLLRDGETTVIGGIYVDNDTETDEGVPFLMDIPFLGKFFKSNSKQKTKTELLIFITPRILNTI, encoded by the coding sequence AAGTCAAACTTGCCGCCATCGAATCGATAAACGCATCCGGTGAAGGCGAAGCTGCGGAGCTTGTCGTCAAACTTTCCTCGCCCGCCACCTATACAAGCTATAAGACCACCGCCCCGCTTCGCCTGGTGATAGACCTGTCTCAAACGACTCAAGGCGCCGTTACTGCTCCGGTTGCCGTCAATAAGGGCAACATCAAAAACGTCAGCGTCAGCCGCTTTGACACCGCGGCCGGCACACTGACACGTATCAGCGTGGAACTGGTCAACGATATCGACGCGGTTATCTCCGCCTCCCCGGCCCAACCCGGCGAGTTGCATATCGCCTTTCCGGTTCAGCATGCTTCGACTGCGGGAACGGTAACGGCCGAGAAAACGGCCGGCATCCCTGGGGAAAATTCCGCCCCGGCTGTCATGCCCGTTTCCGGTGGGGCAAAGGCTACGGAACCTGCCCAAGCCGGCGCCAAGTTGCAGCCGGTCGTGCCCGGGGCGGTCACGAGGCGCGCCTTGAACGCCGTTACGGCAAAAGATGGCGCCATAATCCTTGCCGTCGATGGCGGCGTAGAAGAATTCAAGACGTTCAGGCTCAATAAACCCGAGCGTTATGTCATCGACCTGTTCGGCGTCACGAGTATCCTGCCCAACCGTTTTATTCCCCTGAACGCAATCGGGGTCGCCTCGGCCCGTATCGGCCTTTACCCCGACAAGACCCGCGTCGTGCTCGATGCCGTCAACGGCAGTTTCCCGGAAGCCACAACCACGAAAGCTGAGGAGGGAGTGAGGGTTATCCTCGCGGGTGCGGCCGATCAGGGAGCTGTTTCCAAAACTGCCGCGGCCGCCGTGGCAAAAGCAGACGAACAGCCTGCCCCGCACAAAGCGCCTGACAAGGCGGTTACAGCGCCGCCCGCGCAAAAGGCGGTCGTGCCGTCTGCGCCTTCCGCCGCCGCAACGCCCAAAATGGAGACGCGCACGGCAACCGGCCCCGCCATTGTAGAGATGATCGACTTCCAGGTGATCGACAGTGTGTCCCGCGTTGCTGTCAGGGTAAGGGGCGATGTTGACGCCGAGCAGCCGGTCAAGACTCCGGGGTATGTTACCCTGACGCTGCGGAACGCCACGCTGGCGAAGCGGCTGCAACGCTCCCTGGATGCCCAGGCCTTCGTGACGCCGGTTCTCCGGGTTACCCCCTTCATGGTCAAGACCCGCAAAGGCACCGACACCAAGGTGCGTATCGCGTTGCGCGTCGCCGCACCGTATGAATTCCGCCATGAAGGCGATATGCTCTACATCGATTTCAAAAATCCCGAAGGACTCACGGCAGGGGCTTTGGACCTGGGGACCCCGGAAGCACATTTCCATCCCCGGCATCCGGTCGCAAAAGATGCGGATATAACCTCGGAACTGGCGCCCGCACCGGATTCTCCGGCCAAGTCGGGTGAACTGGTGAAACACTACAAGGGGCGGAAGGTCACCCTTGAGTTTGCCGATGCCGAGGTGCGCAAGATCTTCCAACTCCTCTCCGAGGTCAGCAACAAGAACTTCGTGCTTGGCGACGATGTCACCGGGACGATCAGCATCAAGCTGGTCAACGTGCCCTGGGACCAGGCCCTGGACATCATCCTCGACACCAAGGGGCTCGACAAGCGCGAAGAGGGCAACATCATCATCATCAAGGGCAAAGGGAAATTCAAGTCCCAGGCAGAGGAAGAGCAAGAGATCAGAAAGGCTTTGACGAAATCCATCGAGCTTAAAACCGAAACCTACAGTATCAATTATGCCGATATTGCGACTATTGCCGCCCAGTTCAACGGGCTGAAAAGCGAACGTGGCGTGATTTCCCCGGATACGCGCACCAACAAGGTGATCGTCAAAGATATCCCCCAGGCTCTTGACGACATGCGCAAGCTGTTGCAGCAACTCGATGTGCCTGAAAAACAGGTCATGATCGAAGCCCGGATTGTGGAGGCAACCTCTACTTTTACCCGTTCCCTGGGCGTAAACTGGGGTATCCATTACCGGGACGGTTCCGCGTCATTCTTGGGGATCAATTCCCTTGACACCACGTTCGGCGGCGCGGTCTCGACGGTCCCTTCCACGTCCGGTGCCAGCAGCAACTCCGGGACGGCGACCGGTATTTCCTTCGGCTCCCTCACCAGCAATATTCAGCTTGATATGCGTCTGAACGCCGCGGCAACCGCCGGGCTTGTTAAAATCGTCTCAACGCCGAAGGTCGCGACATTGAACAACAAGACCGCCAAGATCACCCAGGGGCAGCAGATTCCCTACACGTCCTCAACCTCCGATAAGGTTGAAACCAAGTTCGTCGAGGCGGCCCTGGCGCTGGAGGTAACCCCGCATATCAACGCCAATGGGACGATCAGCATGAAGATCGACGCCAAAAACGACTCTCCCGGCTCCTCCACGAGCGGCAGCACCGCACCATCGATCAATAAAAAACAGGCCACGACCGAGATGCTGCTGCGTGACGGAGAGACCACGGTTATCGGCGGGATCTACGTGGACAACGATACGGAAACCGATGAAGGCGTCCCCTTCTTGATGGATATCCCTTTTCTGGGAAAATTCTTTAAATCGAATTCAAAGCAGAAGACAAAGACCGAATTGCTGATATTTATTACGCCAAGAATTTTGAATACGATATAA
- a CDS encoding NAD(+)/NADH kinase encodes MRKVAIFAKKHDPRCQGVADDLINWLEERGCRPLVEAHLARHIGYHQGTTAENIREQAELVVVLGGDGTLISVARLFSGREVPIVGVNLGSLGFLTEVTVEELYPVLELCLKGHPHVSERMMLEVSVRREGREIEKHHVLNDIVINKGALARIIDLETKVNGHPLTTYRADGLIISTPTGSTGYSLSAGGPIIHPQMSCIVITPICPHTLTNRPIVVSDASNVSITVASSYDEKVYLTLDGQVGFELMEKDSVDVRAALKTTALVMSRSRDYYEVLRTKLKWGGQ; translated from the coding sequence ATACGCAAGGTCGCCATATTCGCCAAAAAGCATGACCCGCGCTGCCAGGGGGTTGCCGACGACCTCATCAACTGGCTGGAGGAGAGGGGGTGCCGCCCCCTGGTGGAGGCGCATCTGGCCCGCCACATCGGCTACCACCAGGGAACCACGGCCGAGAACATCCGCGAGCAGGCCGAACTGGTGGTGGTGCTGGGAGGGGACGGCACGCTGATCTCGGTGGCCCGGCTCTTCAGCGGCAGGGAGGTCCCCATCGTGGGGGTCAACCTGGGGAGCCTCGGCTTTCTGACCGAGGTGACGGTGGAGGAACTCTACCCGGTCCTGGAACTATGCCTGAAGGGGCATCCCCACGTCTCGGAGCGGATGATGCTGGAGGTGAGCGTCCGCCGGGAGGGGCGGGAGATCGAGAAGCACCATGTGCTGAACGATATCGTCATCAACAAGGGGGCGCTGGCCCGGATCATCGACCTGGAAACCAAGGTCAACGGCCATCCCCTGACCACCTACCGGGCCGACGGGCTGATCATCTCCACGCCCACCGGCTCCACCGGCTATTCCCTGTCCGCCGGCGGTCCCATCATCCACCCCCAGATGAGTTGCATCGTCATTACCCCCATCTGTCCCCACACCCTGACGAACCGCCCCATCGTGGTTTCCGATGCGTCCAATGTTTCCATTACCGTAGCGTCGTCCTACGACGAAAAGGTCTACCTGACCCTGGACGGTCAGGTAGGTTTCGAGTTGATGGAAAAGGATTCGGTGGATGTGCGGGCCGCTCTCAAAACCACCGCCCTGGTCATGTCCCGCAGCCGGGATTATTACGAGGTGCTGCGGACCAAACTGAAGTGGGGAGGGCAGTAG